A stretch of Telopea speciosissima isolate NSW1024214 ecotype Mountain lineage chromosome 11, Tspe_v1, whole genome shotgun sequence DNA encodes these proteins:
- the LOC122645729 gene encoding UDP-N-acetylglucosamine--N-acetylmuramyl-(pentapeptide) pyrophosphoryl-undecaprenol N-acetylglucosamine transferase isoform X2, which translates to MDSITLLSLTPISSNSVLKLKSPSFSFSTSITRSLKLSCCLAVDRENHSPPTRIGDDLRIMFAAGGTGGHIYPAVAIADELKTINPSIQVLFVGTKHGMESTAIPSAGYDFVSIPAVPLTRPLFSLQNLLLPFRLFKYVVQCRKVVNDFDPQVVFGTGGYVSLPVCLAAALNGLKLVIQEQNSMPGIANRILSLFADLIFVAFNSSLEYFPKHKCIVSGNPVRLSLRHYASKAVARSHLFPKAAKKAGDSEAKVVLVLGGSFGANAINIALLNIYYQMLQEHKNMFIIWQTGVQAFDEMESLVRDHPRLLLSSFLHSMDLAYAAADLVVSRAGAMTCSEILATGKPSILIPSPNVAEGHQTKNAFIMADIAGSKVITEDELDSTTLAIAIEEILGNESLMAEMSDKAMKAARPGASVEIAQHILSLVKLLTV; encoded by the exons ATGGATTCCATCACTCTTCTCTCACTCACTCCCATCTCTTCCAACTCAGTACTCAAGCTCAAGtccccttctttttccttctcaacATCTATCACAAG GAGTCTCAAGCTTTCCTGCTGCTTAGCTGTTGATAGGGAGAATCATTCCCCTCCAACTAGAATCGGCGATGATCTAAGGATCATGTTTGCCGCTGGAGGTACCGGTGGCCATATCTACCCTGCCGTCGCCATTGCTGATGAACTCAAGACTATTAACCCTAGCATTCAAGTCCTCTTTGTTGGAACCAAACATGGAATGGAAAGCACAGCAATCCCTTCCGCGGGCTACGATTTCGTCTCTATCCCCGCCGTGCCGTTGACCCGTCCCTTATTTTCTCTCCAAAATCTCCTCCTGCCGTTCCGTCTGTTCAAGTATGTGGTACAGTGTCGGAAGGTGGTGAATGATTTTGATCCTCAGGTCGTCTTCGGGACTGGTGGCTATGTCTCCTTGCCTGTGTGCCTAGCTGCGGCACTCAATGGGTTGAAGCTCGTGATTCAAGAGCAGAATTCTATGCCCGGGATAGCTAATCGAATTCTCTCGCTTTTTGCTGATCTTATTTTTGTTGCTTTCAATTCGTCACTTGAGTATTTTCCCAAGCACAAATGTATTGTAAGTGGGAATCCTGTTAGGTTGTCTCTGAGGCATTATGCGTCCAAGGCCGTGGCAAGGTCCCATTTATTTCCGAAGGCAGCCAAAAAAGCTGGGGATTCAGAGGCCAAGGTTGTGTTGGTGCTCGGGGGATCTTTTGGTGCCAATGCGATTAACATTGCGCTTCTGAACATTTATTACCAGATGCTGCAGGAACATAAGAACATGTTCATCATATGGCAGACGGGTGTTCAAGCATTTGATGAGATGGAGAGCCTCGTTAGGGATCATCCCCGTTTGCTATTGAGTTC GTTCTTGCATTCAATGGATTTGGCATATGCGGCTGCAGACCTTGTTGTTTCTAGAGCTGGTGCAATGACTTGCTCTGAGATCTTGGCCACTGGAAAACCTTCTATTCTG ATCCCGTCACCAAATGTTGCTGAGGgacatcaaacaaaaaatgcTTTTATCATGGCAGATATAGCTGGTTCAAAGGTTATAACAGAAGATGAACTTGATTCAACTACTCTTGCAATTGCAATTGAAGAGATCTTAG GGAATGAGAGTCTGATGGCAGAAATGTCTGATAAGGCTATGAAAGCGGCACGACCTGGTGCTTCTGTAGAGATTGCTCAACACATTCTTTCTCTTGTGAAGTTATTAACAGTGTAG
- the LOC122645729 gene encoding UDP-N-acetylglucosamine--N-acetylmuramyl-(pentapeptide) pyrophosphoryl-undecaprenol N-acetylglucosamine transferase isoform X1 yields the protein MHCMKQSFDQPQSLLQWIPSLFSHSLPSLPTQYSSSSPLLFPSQHLSQGSLKLSCCLAVDRENHSPPTRIGDDLRIMFAAGGTGGHIYPAVAIADELKTINPSIQVLFVGTKHGMESTAIPSAGYDFVSIPAVPLTRPLFSLQNLLLPFRLFKYVVQCRKVVNDFDPQVVFGTGGYVSLPVCLAAALNGLKLVIQEQNSMPGIANRILSLFADLIFVAFNSSLEYFPKHKCIVSGNPVRLSLRHYASKAVARSHLFPKAAKKAGDSEAKVVLVLGGSFGANAINIALLNIYYQMLQEHKNMFIIWQTGVQAFDEMESLVRDHPRLLLSSFLHSMDLAYAAADLVVSRAGAMTCSEILATGKPSILIPSPNVAEGHQTKNAFIMADIAGSKVITEDELDSTTLAIAIEEILGNESLMAEMSDKAMKAARPGASVEIAQHILSLVKLLTV from the exons ATGCATTGTATGAAGCAGAGCTTCGATCAACCTCAATCTCTGCTTCAATGGATTCCATCACTCTTCTCTCACTCACTCCCATCTCTTCCAACTCAGTACTCAAGCTCAAGtccccttctttttccttctcaacATCTATCACAAGGCAG TCTCAAGCTTTCCTGCTGCTTAGCTGTTGATAGGGAGAATCATTCCCCTCCAACTAGAATCGGCGATGATCTAAGGATCATGTTTGCCGCTGGAGGTACCGGTGGCCATATCTACCCTGCCGTCGCCATTGCTGATGAACTCAAGACTATTAACCCTAGCATTCAAGTCCTCTTTGTTGGAACCAAACATGGAATGGAAAGCACAGCAATCCCTTCCGCGGGCTACGATTTCGTCTCTATCCCCGCCGTGCCGTTGACCCGTCCCTTATTTTCTCTCCAAAATCTCCTCCTGCCGTTCCGTCTGTTCAAGTATGTGGTACAGTGTCGGAAGGTGGTGAATGATTTTGATCCTCAGGTCGTCTTCGGGACTGGTGGCTATGTCTCCTTGCCTGTGTGCCTAGCTGCGGCACTCAATGGGTTGAAGCTCGTGATTCAAGAGCAGAATTCTATGCCCGGGATAGCTAATCGAATTCTCTCGCTTTTTGCTGATCTTATTTTTGTTGCTTTCAATTCGTCACTTGAGTATTTTCCCAAGCACAAATGTATTGTAAGTGGGAATCCTGTTAGGTTGTCTCTGAGGCATTATGCGTCCAAGGCCGTGGCAAGGTCCCATTTATTTCCGAAGGCAGCCAAAAAAGCTGGGGATTCAGAGGCCAAGGTTGTGTTGGTGCTCGGGGGATCTTTTGGTGCCAATGCGATTAACATTGCGCTTCTGAACATTTATTACCAGATGCTGCAGGAACATAAGAACATGTTCATCATATGGCAGACGGGTGTTCAAGCATTTGATGAGATGGAGAGCCTCGTTAGGGATCATCCCCGTTTGCTATTGAGTTC GTTCTTGCATTCAATGGATTTGGCATATGCGGCTGCAGACCTTGTTGTTTCTAGAGCTGGTGCAATGACTTGCTCTGAGATCTTGGCCACTGGAAAACCTTCTATTCTG ATCCCGTCACCAAATGTTGCTGAGGgacatcaaacaaaaaatgcTTTTATCATGGCAGATATAGCTGGTTCAAAGGTTATAACAGAAGATGAACTTGATTCAACTACTCTTGCAATTGCAATTGAAGAGATCTTAG GGAATGAGAGTCTGATGGCAGAAATGTCTGATAAGGCTATGAAAGCGGCACGACCTGGTGCTTCTGTAGAGATTGCTCAACACATTCTTTCTCTTGTGAAGTTATTAACAGTGTAG
- the LOC122645401 gene encoding uncharacterized protein LOC122645401 — MSIQGSLFSTVPILFGDNYKKWKEDLDVALCLMELDLAFREPNPIVTATSTTEEKQKLEKWKTANRKCVTLMKISIPENIKDSVKEMNTATEYLAAIKKVFEVSQSAEKAELMNQILSAKFDGNGSMREHILEISSMAKKLKNLKTNLDDDFLVSLTLKSLPEQYATLKTTYAALREKWTMKELVSICTQEEHNKKSKKKIESANVTTSKGGVGPYRNKKRFSKKCRFRPYDRANRERAPHRDQS, encoded by the coding sequence ATGTCTATTCAGGGTAGTCTATTCTCTACTGTTCCTATCTTATTTGGAGATAACTataagaaatggaaagaggacCTGGATGTAGCACTATGTCTAATGGAGTTGGACTTAGCTTTTAGAGAGCCTAATCCCATAGTTACAGCCACTAGCACCACTGAGGAGaaacagaaattagaaaaatggaaaactGCTAACAGAAAGTGTGTCACCTTGATGAAAATATCTATCCCTGAGAATATAAAGGACAGTGTGAAAGAGATGAACACTGCAACTGAATATTTGGCTGCCATCAAAAAAGTTTTTGAGGTTTCCCAAAGTGCTGAGAAAGCAGAATTGATGAATCAAATCCTCTCAGCCAAATTTGATGGCAATGGAAGCATGAGAGAGCATATTCTGGAGATATCTTCCATGGCGAAGAAGCTGAAAAATCTGAAGACTAACCTAGATGATGATTTTCTAGTCTCTCTTACACTGAAATCTCTTCCAGAGCAGTATGCGACTTTAAAGACCACCTACGCGGCCTTGAGGGAAAAATGGACCATGAAAGAGTTGGTCTCCATTTGCACACAAGAAGAGCATAACAAGAAAAGTAAGAAGAAAATTGAGAGTGCAAATGTCACCACTTCTAAGGGTGGTGTTGGACCTTATAGGAATAAGAAGAGGTTTAGCAAGAAATGCAGGTTTAGGCCATATGATAGGGCTAACAGGGAGAGAGCACCTCATCGGGATCAGTCTTAA